One genomic window of Dehalococcoidales bacterium includes the following:
- a CDS encoding CoA-binding protein, which produces MATHPLEEILHPRAIAVVGASGGGGRGSGFLAPLVELGYRGQIYPVNPKYTEIMGIKAYASVKDIPGVVDYVISSVPASQVLGMISDSAAKGVKAIHLYTARFSETGRKEAADLEKEILNQARKAGIRLIGPNCMGVYYPGERISFSSGMPTESGSVGLASQSGSAIHEIVDMAAQRGLRFSKAISYGNALDFNESDYLEYFAQDSETKVIMMYIEGVRDGRRFYDTLRRTTATKPVIIVKGGRGQSGVRATASHTASLAGSMQVWETMVSQAGAVSAQHPSELVDVATAFHFLPSISGRRVGVAGGAGGSSVLAADLCEEAGLDVIPLPMEIREEMKAQGSPIWDWIGNPADMSIRIDRSWDTGEMLKIMAGNSNFDLLITFVHAHFHGGQGKVSADTFLEQYRLNELKNKPLLAVMEERGQGSINDDDHTWMRELMEEVKAGLMAAGVPGYPSIERAAGAASKLIGYYQRRESR; this is translated from the coding sequence ATGGCAACTCACCCATTGGAGGAAATCCTTCACCCCAGGGCTATCGCAGTGGTTGGGGCTTCAGGTGGCGGCGGGCGGGGATCCGGTTTTCTCGCGCCTCTTGTCGAACTGGGCTACAGGGGGCAGATCTACCCGGTCAACCCCAAGTACACGGAGATTATGGGTATCAAGGCCTACGCCAGCGTAAAGGATATACCTGGGGTGGTCGACTACGTAATCTCGTCTGTTCCGGCGTCACAGGTTCTGGGAATGATATCGGACTCCGCCGCGAAGGGCGTCAAGGCAATTCACCTCTACACCGCTCGTTTCAGTGAAACGGGACGCAAAGAGGCCGCTGATCTTGAGAAAGAAATACTAAACCAGGCGAGGAAAGCGGGTATTCGGCTCATTGGGCCGAATTGCATGGGCGTCTATTATCCTGGCGAACGGATATCCTTCAGCAGTGGCATGCCCACGGAGTCCGGGTCTGTAGGACTGGCTTCACAGAGTGGCTCGGCAATACATGAAATCGTCGACATGGCAGCGCAAAGGGGCTTACGCTTCAGCAAGGCTATAAGCTATGGCAACGCCCTTGATTTCAACGAGTCTGACTACCTGGAGTACTTCGCGCAGGACTCGGAGACAAAAGTAATCATGATGTACATCGAAGGCGTGCGCGACGGGAGGCGTTTCTATGATACCCTGCGCCGCACGACAGCCACCAAGCCGGTCATCATCGTCAAGGGTGGCAGGGGACAGTCGGGAGTCAGGGCCACCGCTTCTCACACGGCTTCCCTCGCCGGGTCCATGCAAGTGTGGGAGACAATGGTCAGCCAGGCCGGGGCTGTTTCTGCTCAGCATCCGAGCGAGCTGGTGGACGTGGCCACCGCGTTCCACTTCCTGCCGTCAATCTCCGGTCGAAGAGTGGGTGTAGCCGGTGGCGCCGGGGGAAGTAGCGTGCTTGCCGCCGACCTCTGCGAGGAAGCCGGGCTCGACGTTATTCCGTTGCCAATGGAGATTCGAGAGGAGATGAAAGCCCAGGGTAGCCCAATCTGGGACTGGATTGGCAACCCGGCAGATATGTCAATCAGGATAGACAGAAGCTGGGATACCGGGGAAATGCTGAAGATAATGGCCGGGAACTCGAACTTCGATCTACTGATTACCTTCGTACATGCACACTTCCACGGTGGTCAGGGGAAGGTCTCGGCGGATACGTTTCTCGAGCAGTACCGGCTGAACGAACTCAAAAACAAGCCGCTGCTGGCGGTGATGGAGGAGCGGGGACAGGGCAGCATTAACGACGATGACCATACCTGGATGCGGGAGCTGATGGAAGAAGTCAAGGCCGGGCTAATGGCCGCTGGCGTTCCAGGCTATCCGAGCATCGAACGAGCGGCTGGAGCTGCCAGTAAGCTTATTGGGTACTATCAGCGCAGGGAGTCTCGCTAG
- a CDS encoding serine hydrolase, whose protein sequence is MKKLACILIALMILSLVAGCSGAGETATKESSEYWPTEGWRTSAPEEQDMDSVKLAGVTTYIEGMNKGGMYIDSVVVVRHGRIVLEEYPRPDYDEDKPHILHSVTKSFVSALVGIAIEQGYIEGIHARIVDLFSDRTMDNMDEQKESITLEDYLTMKAGYEWEEWKYAYTDQRNDYIRAIYYSSDPVQYVLDLPMMEEPGVRWNYNGGTTHLLSALITEVTGYDTLDFAREHLFSPLGIKDVSWEHDRHGIYYGGGGLSLKPRDAAKFGYLYLHNGNWDGKQVVPADFVAEAVKSHYLSSATSGYGYQSWWTYPQDGVYYAAGLYGQRIYVAPELDLVVVFTTSMSISDPEFWMREMLFDYIMAACD, encoded by the coding sequence ATGAAGAAACTGGCCTGTATCTTGATAGCCCTGATGATTCTGTCTCTTGTTGCCGGTTGCAGCGGCGCAGGGGAAACCGCAACCAAAGAATCCAGCGAATACTGGCCTACTGAGGGCTGGCGGACCTCAGCGCCTGAAGAGCAGGATATGGATTCGGTCAAGCTGGCCGGGGTTACCACGTATATTGAGGGTATGAATAAGGGTGGCATGTACATAGATTCCGTCGTGGTGGTTCGCCACGGCCGCATCGTGCTGGAGGAGTATCCGCGACCTGACTACGATGAGGACAAGCCGCACATCCTTCACTCGGTCACAAAGAGCTTCGTCTCCGCACTCGTAGGTATCGCCATTGAGCAGGGCTACATCGAGGGCATCCATGCCCGGATTGTCGACCTGTTTTCAGACCGTACTATGGATAACATGGACGAGCAGAAGGAGTCTATCACACTGGAAGATTACCTGACGATGAAGGCGGGCTACGAGTGGGAGGAATGGAAATACGCATACACTGACCAGCGTAACGATTACATTCGGGCTATCTACTACAGCAGCGATCCTGTTCAGTATGTGCTCGACCTGCCAATGATGGAGGAGCCGGGAGTTAGGTGGAACTACAATGGGGGAACCACACACCTGCTGTCTGCTCTGATAACAGAAGTCACCGGGTATGATACCCTTGATTTTGCACGGGAGCACCTGTTTAGCCCACTGGGAATAAAGGATGTGTCATGGGAACATGACCGTCACGGCATTTACTATGGCGGGGGAGGGCTATCACTAAAGCCTCGTGACGCGGCGAAGTTCGGCTATCTATATCTACACAATGGTAACTGGGACGGCAAACAGGTTGTACCGGCAGACTTCGTGGCCGAAGCCGTGAAGAGCCATTACCTTTCCTCAGCGACCAGCGGCTACGGCTACCAGAGCTGGTGGACATACCCACAGGACGGAGTGTACTACGCGGCCGGGTTGTACGGGCAGAGGATATACGTTGCCCCGGAGCTTGACCTGGTGGTCGTCTTCACTACGAGTATGAGCATAAGCGATCCCGAGTTCTGGATGCGCGAGATGCTGTTTGACTACATCATGGCGGCGTGCGACTAG
- the fdhD gene encoding formate dehydrogenase accessory sulfurtransferase FdhD produces the protein MKNELEGLPVVQFVGENKSSIEKTVAREFSLTIVLNNQELVTLLCSPSDLEYLAVGFLLSEGLLDTKDEIRSIAVDDRRGVARVETREGKELTSERLAKRLIASSGGRGTSASSAADAQSLAKVEYRSEVTVPGIYTLVKEFQHHSRLYQATHGVHSAALCDTDILVFAEDIGRHNAIDKVFGKCLMEDILTDGRMVVTSGRVSSEILLKVARRRIPVIISIAAPTDVAVELAGSLGVTLVGSVSGSKMNVFSYDWRILRDEEPDGNPGSNSLPVFQRREGER, from the coding sequence GTGAAAAACGAGCTTGAGGGACTCCCGGTAGTACAGTTTGTCGGGGAAAACAAGAGCAGCATCGAGAAGACGGTTGCCAGGGAATTCTCCCTCACCATTGTCCTGAACAACCAGGAGCTGGTAACCCTGCTCTGTTCTCCATCAGACCTGGAGTATCTGGCTGTCGGCTTCCTTCTGTCCGAGGGACTACTGGATACTAAAGATGAAATCAGGAGCATTGCCGTTGATGACCGGAGAGGCGTGGCCCGTGTCGAGACCAGGGAAGGCAAGGAATTAACGAGTGAACGCCTGGCCAAACGTTTGATAGCGTCGAGTGGTGGTAGAGGGACTTCCGCCTCTAGTGCTGCTGATGCTCAATCGCTGGCAAAGGTAGAATACAGAAGTGAAGTAACGGTGCCTGGGATATATACCCTGGTAAAGGAGTTCCAGCACCACTCCCGACTCTACCAGGCGACACACGGTGTTCACAGTGCCGCTCTGTGTGATACCGATATCCTCGTCTTCGCCGAGGATATCGGGCGGCATAATGCCATCGACAAGGTCTTTGGCAAATGCCTCATGGAGGATATACTCACAGATGGGCGGATGGTGGTTACCAGCGGCAGGGTCTCCTCGGAGATATTGCTCAAAGTAGCCAGGAGGAGAATACCCGTTATCATCTCCATAGCCGCTCCCACTGATGTAGCGGTGGAACTGGCAGGCAGTCTGGGGGTAACCCTGGTTGGCTCCGTTAGCGGGAGCAAAATGAATGTCTTCAGTTATGACTGGAGAATTCTGCGTGACGAAGAACCGGACGGCAATCCGGGTAGTAACTCATTACCGGTATTCCAGAGAAGGGAGGGAGAACGATGA
- a CDS encoding 4Fe-4S dicluster domain-containing protein — protein MPEDRKESKGIDRRQFLTGAGAVAITGAIAGLAACSPSTTKTEEEVPISGVITHDPTICSGCGVCGLMCSLYHEGEQGPALARSGVVRDPFTYEFTFNVCQQCRSPSCYFACPLKDTALCIDSVTGARYVNEENCTGCEKCIEACPFDPPRVVLHPEKKVVFSCNLCMGRDKGPICVEYCSMKALRYVTKDERKENGEVVRLDREYSLG, from the coding sequence ATGCCAGAAGACAGGAAGGAATCTAAAGGCATAGACAGAAGGCAGTTTCTTACGGGGGCAGGTGCTGTTGCCATCACTGGTGCTATCGCCGGTCTCGCTGCCTGCTCACCGTCCACAACAAAAACAGAAGAGGAGGTCCCGATATCCGGGGTGATAACACATGACCCGACCATATGCTCCGGCTGCGGCGTGTGTGGCCTGATGTGTTCGCTGTATCACGAAGGTGAGCAGGGTCCGGCGCTGGCCAGGTCAGGAGTAGTCCGGGACCCCTTTACCTACGAATTCACCTTCAATGTATGCCAGCAGTGTCGTTCTCCAAGCTGCTACTTTGCCTGCCCACTGAAGGACACGGCTCTATGCATTGATAGTGTGACCGGGGCCAGATACGTCAATGAAGAGAATTGCACCGGTTGTGAGAAGTGCATTGAAGCCTGTCCGTTTGACCCACCGAGGGTAGTACTGCATCCCGAGAAGAAGGTAGTTTTCTCCTGCAACCTGTGCATGGGCAGAGACAAGGGGCCGATATGCGTCGAATACTGCTCCATGAAGGCCCTGAGATATGTAACCAAGGATGAGAGGAAGGAAAATGGCGAAGTCGTACGGTTGGACCGGGAGTATTCTCTGGGTTGA
- a CDS encoding aldehyde ferredoxin oxidoreductase N-terminal domain-containing protein produces MAKSYGWTGSILWVDLTNNRITRVPTSDFEPEKFIGGVGLNTRIFWELGSPKVDAFHPDSPLLISVGPLTGASGPFNRAEVCGIAPQCYPEELFAYSGFGGKFPSELKYAGYDGIVILGKADRPVYLSIHNDDVELKDARHLWGVDTFETQQTLMSSHPRASVLTIGPAGENLSRLSIILNETASAAGQGGYGAVMGSKNLKAIVVRGTGSLKIARPDDFLGLVSDRMAAGEWLSGAAQSWGRYPLCGEVIKADMQINHLKKFAGCYGCPYQCMGFYDIPGIGKGAQMCVEAWYGYFTRDSSEGYWEGNILSQKLGINNYELLGMMIFLTAAVGYGAASKKDLGLSTIPQIDYAGQRQYGGQKAHHKFLTELLNGIADGTSLLSQGVGRAAEQLGQRAVDLYQERYPARGYTSHHIENVGSALHWATDTRDPYSSCHDYVFTFGPYPQIAAHFGVPGGDMTPGGKKNVYERTEDQTAWVQNHQSLKNSLPICEYASIPYAFYHPPAMDIRIFESQVLSAVTGIDYSVDKLWEAGERIWALRRAIMVLRENRTREDDTLSHVWFEQIAGGDQTLAAPLDRDQWEALKDRYYGVRGWDVSTGWPARARLEELGMKDVADTLQSAGKLGQHSRQEPQIASAPSR; encoded by the coding sequence ATGGCGAAGTCGTACGGTTGGACCGGGAGTATTCTCTGGGTTGACCTCACCAATAACAGGATAACCAGGGTACCCACATCAGACTTTGAACCGGAGAAGTTCATTGGAGGGGTGGGGCTGAACACCAGGATATTCTGGGAACTGGGAAGCCCGAAGGTAGATGCTTTTCATCCTGACAGCCCCCTTCTAATATCAGTTGGCCCACTGACAGGTGCCAGCGGGCCGTTCAACAGGGCCGAAGTCTGCGGCATAGCGCCTCAGTGTTATCCGGAGGAGCTGTTCGCCTATTCGGGGTTCGGGGGGAAATTCCCTTCTGAGCTCAAGTACGCCGGCTACGATGGCATAGTCATTCTGGGGAAGGCGGACAGACCGGTCTATCTGTCGATACACAACGATGATGTGGAACTCAAGGACGCCAGGCACCTGTGGGGAGTAGACACCTTTGAGACACAGCAAACGCTGATGAGCAGTCATCCCAGGGCCTCGGTGCTGACCATAGGCCCGGCCGGAGAGAACCTCTCCCGTCTTTCCATAATTCTGAATGAGACTGCCAGCGCTGCCGGCCAGGGTGGCTACGGGGCTGTCATGGGGTCAAAGAACCTGAAGGCAATAGTCGTCCGGGGGACCGGTTCTCTGAAGATTGCCAGACCTGACGATTTCCTGGGACTGGTCAGTGACAGGATGGCGGCGGGTGAATGGTTGAGTGGAGCAGCACAATCATGGGGTAGATATCCCTTGTGCGGAGAGGTTATTAAGGCAGACATGCAAATCAACCATCTTAAAAAATTCGCCGGCTGTTACGGATGCCCCTACCAGTGCATGGGTTTCTACGATATCCCGGGCATAGGCAAAGGCGCCCAGATGTGTGTCGAAGCGTGGTACGGGTATTTCACCAGAGACAGTTCCGAGGGCTACTGGGAAGGAAATATCCTCTCACAGAAGCTGGGCATTAACAACTACGAGCTGCTGGGAATGATGATATTCCTTACGGCAGCCGTCGGCTACGGAGCTGCCAGTAAAAAGGACCTGGGTTTATCAACTATTCCGCAGATAGACTATGCCGGGCAACGGCAGTACGGCGGGCAGAAAGCTCACCACAAGTTCCTCACGGAGCTGCTGAACGGAATAGCCGACGGGACCAGTCTGCTGTCCCAGGGCGTGGGTAGAGCGGCAGAGCAGCTAGGCCAGAGGGCTGTGGACCTGTATCAAGAGCGATATCCGGCCAGGGGCTATACATCCCATCATATAGAAAACGTGGGGTCGGCTTTGCACTGGGCTACCGACACCAGAGACCCATATAGCTCCTGTCACGACTACGTCTTTACTTTCGGTCCGTATCCACAAATAGCTGCCCACTTTGGAGTACCCGGTGGTGATATGACTCCAGGCGGGAAAAAGAATGTGTATGAGCGAACAGAAGATCAGACCGCCTGGGTACAGAACCACCAGAGTCTGAAGAATTCCCTGCCGATATGTGAATACGCAAGCATACCATACGCATTCTATCATCCACCCGCTATGGATATAAGAATCTTTGAAAGCCAGGTCCTGTCCGCAGTTACCGGGATAGATTACAGTGTAGACAAGCTATGGGAAGCGGGAGAGAGAATCTGGGCCCTTCGTAGAGCCATTATGGTACTCAGAGAGAACCGTACAAGGGAAGATGATACCTTGAGCCACGTCTGGTTTGAGCAAATAGCTGGTGGGGACCAGACACTGGCTGCACCACTGGATAGAGACCAGTGGGAAGCCCTCAAAGACAGGTACTACGGCGTACGCGGCTGGGACGTCAGCACCGGCTGGCCTGCCAGAGCCAGACTGGAAGAGCTGGGCATGAAGGACGTGGCTGACACGCTGCAGAGCGCCGGTAAACTGGGCCAGCACAGCCGGCAAGAGCCTCAGATAGCAAGTGCCCCCTCTCGCTGA
- a CDS encoding 50S ribosomal protein L25: MENIELETTRREMLGKEVRFLRRQGIMPVHLFGHGVESLALQCDATSLQQTLSRAGQTRLINIKIHGEKKPRPVVVRGVHREPVRGGLLHVDFFQVSMKERVKIDVPLILVGEAPILKSREHMIVQELNTLAVECLPASMPGSLDLDVSSLSEPDQVLRVKDIEVNEDVTVQDDAELVVVRVILRPIAKVEEPVIAEEVAEPEEEPSPAEGE; the protein is encoded by the coding sequence ATGGAGAATATAGAACTGGAAACCACTCGTCGGGAGATGCTGGGAAAGGAAGTCAGGTTCCTGCGTCGCCAGGGTATTATGCCTGTTCATCTTTTTGGCCATGGTGTCGAGTCACTAGCCTTGCAGTGCGATGCCACAAGTCTGCAACAGACATTATCCAGAGCGGGGCAGACAAGGCTTATCAACATCAAAATACATGGGGAAAAAAAGCCAAGACCAGTCGTAGTCCGTGGAGTCCACCGAGAGCCGGTAAGAGGCGGGCTGCTCCATGTGGATTTCTTTCAGGTCAGTATGAAAGAGCGGGTGAAGATAGACGTGCCTCTTATCCTGGTAGGGGAAGCACCGATCTTGAAATCGAGAGAGCACATGATAGTGCAGGAGCTGAATACGCTGGCTGTCGAGTGTCTTCCGGCCAGTATGCCGGGTAGTCTGGACCTGGATGTCAGTTCTCTCTCAGAGCCGGACCAGGTCCTGCGGGTAAAAGATATTGAAGTCAATGAGGATGTCACGGTCCAGGATGACGCCGAGCTTGTTGTTGTGCGGGTCATACTGCGGCCGATAGCTAAGGTGGAAGAACCCGTGATAGCAGAAGAAGTAGCTGAACCTGAGGAAGAACCTTCACCGGCTGAAGGCGAGTAA